The following proteins are encoded in a genomic region of Streptomyces sp. SLBN-31:
- a CDS encoding multicopper oxidase domain-containing protein gives MTTNLSLSPASGSAPKPPGRSPRSRWHLGVNAIVAVWLTLFAAVGSAHHFLPHAFWLLVHVLLLGAVTNAIVIWSGHFAASVLRLPEANRGAPAALRLVCLNAGAVGVIGGMLFERWYVVLAGACLVAAAVTAHAAWLVRLMRRALPGRFSMTVRYYVAASALLPVGAALGVVMARGDLAGDLSERLRVAHETINLLGWVGLTVAGTLITLWPTMLRTRVADGAERAGRTALPVLLAGLGAAVTGTLLGPPPLAAPGMVAYAAGLVVAGRPWLREARAKSPRSFAAWSVAAGCGWLAGSLAVLAGILVSTTSWITVGERISLLTAPLAAGWIAQVLLGALSFLVPVVLGGGPTAVRAATASLELAWPARLAVTNAALLLCVLPVPSTVRVACSVLLLVMLLFFLVLLVQTVVRGMRDRRRAAQGDSVPAAAPAEDPARPHRVLGGVALGLAVVMLAVAGGAAADVRSLPILERSAAANADGATVTPTGRTTTVTVTIRGMRFSPSSVDVPAGNRLVITLHNSGTDTHDLVLETGARTDRLSPGHTGTLDAGVVGRDLDGWCSMVGHRQMGMTFTVEVTGTASNSRTNSGGTVHDHSGRGTSTATKDTAAEAFDPMAEPAAGFTARNAQLPPATGGSGHQVHKKTLTVKEVTREVAPGVRQKLWTFDGTAPGPLLRGRVGDTFEITLVNDGSIGHSVDFHAGSLAPKRPMRTIKPGESLTYRFTATRSGIWMYHCSTMPMSLHIANGMFGAVIIDPPKLRTVDREYVLVQSEFYLGRQGGTADAAKVNAKDYDMVAFNGYANQYDHDPLTARTGERVRIWVLAAGPNESSAFHVVGGQFDTVFREGAYDLGGGGAGSPSGGAQVLDLAPASGGFVELSFPQTGDYPFVTHIMSDAERGAHGVFRVR, from the coding sequence GTGACCACGAACCTGTCCCTCTCCCCGGCGAGCGGATCCGCTCCGAAGCCTCCGGGCCGCTCCCCGCGCTCGCGCTGGCATCTCGGCGTGAACGCGATCGTGGCCGTCTGGCTCACTCTCTTCGCCGCGGTCGGCTCCGCCCACCACTTCCTGCCGCACGCCTTCTGGCTGCTCGTCCATGTGCTGCTGCTCGGGGCGGTCACCAACGCGATCGTCATCTGGTCCGGCCACTTCGCCGCGTCCGTCCTGCGGCTGCCCGAGGCCAACCGGGGTGCGCCCGCCGCACTGCGCCTGGTCTGCCTGAACGCCGGCGCGGTCGGCGTGATCGGCGGCATGCTCTTCGAGCGGTGGTACGTCGTCCTGGCCGGCGCGTGCCTGGTCGCGGCCGCGGTCACGGCACACGCCGCATGGCTTGTACGACTGATGCGCCGAGCGCTGCCCGGCCGGTTCTCGATGACGGTGCGCTATTACGTGGCCGCCTCCGCCCTGCTGCCCGTGGGAGCGGCGCTCGGAGTCGTCATGGCCCGCGGCGATCTCGCCGGTGACCTGTCCGAGCGGCTGCGTGTCGCACACGAGACGATCAACCTGCTGGGCTGGGTCGGCCTCACCGTCGCCGGAACACTCATCACCCTGTGGCCGACGATGCTGCGCACACGAGTGGCGGACGGCGCCGAACGGGCCGGCCGCACAGCCCTCCCCGTCCTGCTCGCCGGACTCGGCGCCGCCGTCACCGGCACCCTGCTCGGACCGCCGCCTCTGGCCGCCCCGGGCATGGTGGCCTACGCCGCCGGGCTGGTCGTCGCGGGCCGGCCCTGGTTGCGCGAGGCCCGGGCGAAGTCGCCGCGATCCTTCGCCGCGTGGTCGGTGGCCGCAGGCTGCGGATGGCTCGCCGGATCACTGGCCGTCCTGGCCGGCATCCTCGTCTCCACGACCTCCTGGATCACGGTGGGGGAGCGGATCTCGCTGCTGACAGCGCCGCTCGCCGCCGGCTGGATCGCCCAAGTGCTCCTCGGCGCGCTGAGTTTCCTCGTCCCCGTCGTCCTGGGCGGCGGCCCCACGGCCGTACGCGCCGCCACCGCGAGCCTCGAACTCGCCTGGCCGGCCCGGCTCGCCGTCACCAACGCCGCACTGCTGCTGTGCGTGCTGCCGGTGCCGTCGACGGTCCGGGTGGCGTGCTCGGTACTGCTGCTGGTGATGCTGCTGTTCTTCCTGGTGCTGCTCGTCCAGACGGTCGTACGGGGTATGCGCGACCGTCGCAGGGCCGCACAGGGAGATTCCGTTCCCGCGGCCGCCCCGGCCGAGGATCCCGCGCGTCCGCACCGGGTGCTCGGTGGCGTCGCGCTCGGGCTCGCGGTCGTGATGCTGGCCGTCGCGGGCGGCGCCGCGGCGGACGTGCGGTCGCTGCCGATCCTGGAGCGGTCCGCGGCCGCGAACGCCGACGGGGCGACGGTGACGCCGACCGGCCGCACCACCACGGTCACGGTGACGATCCGCGGCATGCGCTTCTCGCCGTCCTCCGTCGACGTACCCGCCGGAAACCGCCTGGTGATCACCCTGCACAACTCCGGTACCGACACCCACGACCTGGTGTTGGAGACCGGCGCCCGCACCGACCGGCTCAGTCCGGGACACACGGGCACGCTGGACGCGGGAGTCGTCGGCCGTGACCTCGACGGCTGGTGCTCGATGGTCGGCCACCGGCAGATGGGGATGACCTTCACCGTGGAGGTCACCGGAACCGCTTCCAACTCCCGCACGAACAGCGGCGGCACCGTCCACGACCACAGCGGCCGGGGCACCTCCACCGCCACGAAGGACACCGCCGCGGAGGCGTTCGACCCGATGGCCGAACCGGCCGCCGGCTTCACCGCCCGCAACGCCCAACTCCCGCCCGCCACCGGCGGATCCGGCCACCAGGTGCACAAAAAGACGCTCACCGTGAAGGAGGTGACGAGGGAAGTCGCGCCCGGCGTACGGCAGAAGCTGTGGACCTTCGACGGAACGGCCCCCGGGCCCTTGCTGCGCGGACGCGTCGGCGACACCTTCGAGATCACCCTCGTCAACGACGGATCGATCGGCCACTCGGTCGACTTCCACGCCGGATCCCTCGCGCCGAAGCGGCCGATGCGCACCATCAAGCCCGGCGAGTCCCTGACGTACCGGTTCACAGCCACCCGCAGTGGCATCTGGATGTACCACTGCTCGACCATGCCGATGTCCCTGCACATCGCCAACGGCATGTTCGGCGCAGTGATCATCGACCCGCCGAAACTGCGCACGGTCGACCGTGAATACGTGCTGGTCCAGTCGGAGTTCTACCTCGGCCGGCAGGGTGGCACGGCCGACGCCGCCAAGGTCAACGCCAAGGACTACGACATGGTCGCCTTCAACGGCTACGCCAACCAGTACGATCACGACCCGCTGACCGCCAGGACCGGTGAGCGCGTACGGATCTGGGTGCTGGCGGCCGGGCCGAACGAGTCCAGCGCGTTCCACGTCGTGGGCGGCCAGTTCGACACGGTTTTCCGCGAGGGCGCTTACGACCTGGGAGGGGGAGGGGCGGGATCGCCGAGCGGGGGCGCGCAGGTCCTCGATCTCGCCCCCGCCTCGGGTGGGTTCGTCGAGCTGTCCTTCCCACAGACCGGCGACTACCCGTTCGTCACGCACATCATGAGCGACGCGGAACGTGGCGCGCACGGTGTCTTCCGGGTGCGGTGA
- a CDS encoding SpoIIE family protein phosphatase, giving the protein MVDAADGEGSRQAPPGLGQLEQSLAMAAELQGMTEALVRASAWMGLVGWAVMLFQADGTHLFPCGMAGLGGRWQPPLQPLSTGDAWPVGQAALGQEDVGCGTTGPYPLSAKAGAAAWMVLPLAKRQGVAVALRPGVSAFHSVEQDFLRGAVSLLDRYLPGVERTGRTSEPAPRLRPRSAGVFRLDLADERVECDEVFAQQHALPGRGRYPLADILCRIPAQDLPRIEEILGELRERPGTFEVSYRLTLDSGGMRHLRAHCTSSRTEDNQVRDISGEVTDVTTEAQRIGEREALLREQLRRADRMISLAASAASASGTRELAAAACEALAVFGADALVIVEAHDGRTRVVTAAGYDREHRAVLDGLSLSARTPLTDALRDQQAVFAPSHRDLVSAYPHYAATLPRLRRHAWAAIPLPLADRTTPAVCMFSFTRAHAFQLSDQPLLIAGAALLGRALERCRTYDAEHERAVSLQRSLLPARLPERPGLLLTASYRPAAPKAHAGGDWYDAFPLPDGRIALTIGDVEGHHTEAAALMGRLRTTLRAYAALNPDPATVLALTNDLLTAENDADPDHALLATCCLIALDPETGRLDCATAAHPAPLIHTPGDTPVPHFPTGLPLGAFAGTPYPTTSLSLPTGSKLLLYTDGFTDIPHTDPDHAREQLRHLLVATDPKVGAHALHEVATACLTPLRPHDDSALLLAHLTGT; this is encoded by the coding sequence GTGGTCGATGCGGCAGATGGAGAGGGATCGAGGCAGGCGCCGCCCGGCCTGGGCCAGCTGGAGCAGTCATTGGCGATGGCGGCCGAGCTGCAGGGTATGACCGAGGCCCTGGTGCGGGCGTCCGCGTGGATGGGGCTCGTGGGCTGGGCCGTGATGCTCTTCCAGGCTGACGGCACGCACCTGTTTCCCTGCGGGATGGCCGGTCTGGGCGGCCGCTGGCAGCCGCCGTTGCAGCCCTTGTCCACGGGGGACGCGTGGCCCGTGGGGCAGGCGGCCCTCGGCCAGGAGGACGTGGGCTGCGGGACGACGGGCCCTTACCCGTTGTCGGCGAAAGCCGGGGCCGCGGCCTGGATGGTGCTGCCACTGGCCAAGAGGCAGGGCGTCGCTGTGGCGCTGAGGCCCGGTGTCAGCGCCTTCCACTCGGTGGAGCAGGATTTCCTGCGCGGGGCCGTGAGCCTGCTGGACCGTTATCTGCCCGGCGTGGAGCGAACCGGACGCACCTCGGAACCCGCCCCACGGCTGAGGCCGCGGTCGGCCGGCGTCTTCCGCCTCGATCTGGCCGACGAGCGGGTGGAGTGCGACGAGGTCTTCGCCCAGCAGCACGCCCTGCCCGGTCGCGGGCGCTACCCGCTCGCCGACATCCTGTGCCGTATCCCCGCGCAGGACCTGCCGCGGATCGAGGAGATCCTGGGCGAGCTGCGTGAGCGGCCCGGCACCTTCGAGGTTTCCTACCGCCTCACCCTGGACAGCGGCGGCATGCGCCACTTGCGCGCGCACTGCACCAGCAGCCGGACTGAGGACAACCAGGTCCGAGACATCTCGGGGGAGGTCACCGACGTCACCACCGAGGCGCAGCGGATCGGCGAGCGGGAAGCGCTTCTGCGGGAGCAGCTACGACGTGCCGACCGCATGATCTCCCTCGCGGCCAGCGCCGCCAGTGCGAGCGGAACCCGCGAGCTGGCGGCCGCGGCCTGCGAGGCCCTCGCCGTCTTCGGTGCCGACGCCCTGGTCATCGTCGAGGCCCACGACGGCCGTACCCGTGTCGTGACAGCGGCCGGCTACGACCGCGAGCACCGCGCCGTGCTCGATGGCCTGTCGCTTTCGGCTCGCACGCCGCTCACCGACGCCCTGCGTGACCAGCAGGCCGTCTTCGCCCCGTCCCACCGCGACCTGGTGTCCGCCTACCCCCACTACGCCGCCACCCTGCCCCGACTCAGACGTCACGCCTGGGCGGCCATCCCACTCCCCCTGGCCGACCGCACCACACCGGCGGTCTGCATGTTCTCCTTCACCCGCGCCCACGCCTTCCAGCTCTCCGACCAGCCGCTGCTCATCGCCGGCGCGGCGCTGCTCGGGCGTGCTCTGGAGCGCTGCCGCACCTACGACGCCGAACACGAACGCGCGGTCAGTCTGCAGCGCAGCCTGCTGCCCGCCCGTCTGCCCGAGCGCCCCGGACTGCTGCTGACCGCCTCGTACCGTCCCGCCGCCCCCAAGGCCCACGCCGGGGGCGACTGGTACGACGCCTTCCCCCTGCCCGACGGACGGATCGCCCTGACCATCGGCGACGTCGAAGGCCATCACACCGAAGCCGCCGCTCTCATGGGCCGGCTGCGCACCACCCTGCGCGCCTACGCCGCCCTCAACCCCGACCCCGCCACCGTTCTGGCCCTCACCAACGACCTGCTCACAGCGGAGAACGACGCCGACCCCGACCACGCGCTGCTGGCGACCTGCTGTCTCATCGCCCTGGACCCGGAGACCGGCCGGCTCGACTGCGCCACAGCGGCCCACCCGGCCCCGCTCATCCACACCCCCGGCGACACGCCCGTTCCGCACTTCCCGACCGGACTCCCCCTCGGCGCCTTCGCCGGCACCCCCTACCCCACCACCAGCCTCAGCCTCCCGACCGGCAGCAAGCTCCTGCTGTACACCGACGGATTCACCGACATCCCCCACACCGACCCCGATCACGCCCGCGAGCAACTGCGCCACCTGCTGGTGGCCACGGACCCCAAGGTCGGCGCTCACGCCCTCCACGAGGTCGCCACCGCTTGCCTCACTCCGCTTCGGCCCCATGACGACTCCGCGCTCCTGCTCGCCCATCTCACCGGGACCTGA